The following coding sequences are from one Triticum aestivum cultivar Chinese Spring chromosome 5A, IWGSC CS RefSeq v2.1, whole genome shotgun sequence window:
- the LOC100270663 gene encoding ferritin-1, chloroplastic, with translation MLPRVAPSPATAAAAAAVGQLSGAGLAAGSVRLPGPLPSAAGSAVCCRAAAKGKEVLSGVMFQPFEELKGELSLVPQGKDQSLARHKFVDECEAALNEQINVEYNASYAYHSLFAYFDRDNVALKGFAKFFKESSDEERGHAEKLMEYQNKRGGRVRLQSIVTPLTEFDHAEKGDALYAMELALALEKLVNEKLHNLHSVATRCNDPQLTDFVESEFLQEQVDAIKKISEYVSQLRRVGKGHGVWHFDQMLLEEAA, from the exons ATGTTGCCTAGGGTTGCGCCgtctccggccaccgccgccgccgccgcagcggtTGGCCAGCTCTCCGGGGCGGGGCTCGCCGCCGGTTCGGTGAGGCTGCCGGGGCCCCTGCCGTCTGCGGCGGGGTCGGCGGTCTGCTGCCGGGCCGCGGCGAAGGGGAAGGAGGTGCTCAGCGGCGTGATGTTCCAGCCGTTCGAGGAGCTCAAGGGGGAGCTCTCCCTCGTGCCGCAGGGCAAGGACCAGTCGCTCGCCAGGCACAAGTTCGTCGACGAGTGCGAGGCCGCCCTCAACGAGCAGATCAA TGTGGAGTACAATGCCTCGTACGCGTATCACTCCCTCTTCGCCTACTTCGACCGCGACAACGTTGCTCTCAAGGGATTTGCCAA GTTCTTCAAGGAATCAAGCGACGAGGAGAGGGGACACGCCGAGAAGTTAATGGAGTACCAG AACAAACGTGGAGGGAGGGTGAGGCTCCAGTCAATTGTCACACCCTTAACCGAGTTCGACCATGCTGAGAAAGGCGATGCCCTGTATG CAATGGAGTTGGCTCTAGCTCTTGAAAAGCTGGTGAATGAGAAACTGCACAACCTGCACAGT GTAGCTACAAGGTGCAATGATCCTCAGCTGACCGACTTTGTTGAGAGTGAATTCCTTCAGGAGCAG GTTGACGCCATCAAGAAGATCTCTGAGTATGTGTCGCAGCTGAGAAGAGTCGGCAAAGGCCACG GAGTGTGGCACTTCGACCagatgctgcttgaggaggcagCTTGA
- the LOC123103208 gene encoding uncharacterized protein, translating into MASRIGRRQRLPPRCHPSPTPSSRDRIHNDAIASSDDASSCGCRNFRGHGSLHGQRVREHTHTPQLSRMREPPQPARTREPCSEFCWGEKQVQRGWGLYNNQLQGEDIIVMLIMEDGYFFELLLSIGTL; encoded by the exons ATGGCGTCTCGCAT TGGGCGGAGGCAGCGGCTGCCACCACGGTGTCATCCTTCTCCCACACCTTCGTCGCGGGACCGGATTCACAATGACGCCATCGCATCTAGCGACGACGCAAGCTCATGTGGGTGCCGCAACTTCCGAGGACATGGGAGTCTCCATGGGCAGCGAGTACGTGAGCACACTCACACACCACAGCTCTCAAGGATGCGGGAGCCACCTCAGCCCGCGAGGACTCGTGAACCATGCTCAG AATTCTGTTGGGGAGAAAAGCAAGTGCAAAGAGGATGGGGGCTCTACAACAATCAGTTGCAAG GTGAAGATATTATTGTTATGCTGATCATGGAGGATGGATATTTCTTTGAGCTTCTATTGTCGATAGGGACGCTGTAG